From Rhodococcus antarcticus, the proteins below share one genomic window:
- a CDS encoding VOC family protein: protein MPAFPPLSHAAVTVTDLAASTAWYTALFGSEPVLDEDETTGGFHHTVFALPSGQLFGLHTHPGGAVTGGFDARRAGLDHLAFGCTDRAELEAWAARLDELGVAHGGIVDAHYGSGVSFTDPDGTALELFAPPA from the coding sequence GTGCCCGCGTTCCCCCCGCTGTCCCACGCCGCCGTGACCGTCACCGACCTCGCCGCCAGCACCGCCTGGTACACCGCGCTGTTCGGCTCAGAGCCCGTGCTCGACGAGGACGAGACCACCGGGGGCTTCCACCACACGGTCTTCGCGCTGCCGTCGGGCCAGCTCTTCGGCCTGCACACCCACCCGGGCGGTGCCGTCACCGGCGGTTTCGACGCCCGCCGAGCCGGACTGGACCACCTGGCCTTCGGCTGCACCGACCGGGCGGAGCTCGAGGCCTGGGCCGCCCGGCTCGACGAGCTCGGTGTCGCCCACGGCGGGATCGTCGACGCCCACTACGGCAGCGGGGTGTCCTTCACCGATCCCGACGGCACCGCGCTGGAGCTGTTCGCACCGCCGGCCTGA
- a CDS encoding HAD family hydrolase, protein MPASLPTGVTRGPRFDDWTARVPRYVVCDVDGTLVASGTTASPPVAAAVAAARRAGLHVGIATGRLPQGLRALQAQLRLTVPAVVHNGAQVVHEGRALHSWPLPSGAASDLAALLAQRDLYGELYTGTRFLVTDRRPAAHRAWEIVSGPPDGLVDELDLDVDEVLKATVTVHEDDELDHVLTGAAALGLAAEASTSPMFPGELFVNVTAPGVGKGVAVAAVATGLGVAAADVLAVGDGMNDLTMLAAAGTAVAMAGSPAPLLALAHLVVADAASDGAAAALHAAVGWAAGRGPTTGRGGPVRSTR, encoded by the coding sequence GTGCCTGCCTCCCTGCCGACCGGTGTCACCCGTGGACCACGCTTCGACGACTGGACCGCCCGGGTCCCCCGGTACGTGGTCTGCGACGTCGACGGCACCCTGGTGGCCAGCGGCACCACCGCATCCCCGCCCGTCGCCGCGGCCGTGGCGGCGGCCCGACGGGCCGGGCTGCACGTGGGGATCGCGACGGGGCGGCTGCCCCAGGGGCTGCGCGCGCTGCAGGCCCAGCTCCGCCTGACCGTGCCCGCGGTGGTCCACAACGGGGCCCAGGTGGTGCACGAGGGGCGCGCGCTGCACAGCTGGCCGCTGCCGAGCGGGGCGGCCTCCGACCTCGCCGCGCTGCTCGCCCAGCGCGACCTGTACGGCGAGCTCTACACCGGCACGCGGTTCCTCGTCACCGACCGCCGCCCGGCCGCGCACCGCGCCTGGGAGATCGTCAGCGGCCCGCCCGACGGGCTCGTCGACGAGCTCGACCTGGACGTCGACGAGGTGCTCAAGGCGACGGTGACGGTGCACGAGGACGACGAGCTGGACCACGTGCTGACCGGTGCGGCGGCCCTGGGGCTGGCCGCGGAGGCGTCGACGTCGCCGATGTTCCCCGGTGAGCTCTTCGTCAACGTGACCGCCCCCGGGGTGGGCAAGGGGGTGGCGGTGGCTGCCGTCGCGACCGGGCTGGGGGTGGCCGCGGCGGACGTGCTCGCGGTCGGGGACGGCATGAACGACCTGACGATGCTGGCTGCGGCCGGTACCGCCGTGGCCATGGCGGGCTCACCGGCGCCGCTGCTGGCGCTGGCCCACCTGGTGGTGGCGGACGCGGCGTCCGACGGCGCGGCTGCGGCGCTGCACGCGGCGGTGGGCTGGGCGGCGGGCCGCGGCCCGACGACGGGGCGGGGCGGACCTGTCCGGTCGACCAGGTGA
- a CDS encoding NAD(P)H-binding protein — protein sequence MRVLVAGASGFVGRRLCPALEDAGHEVRAMTRKPGTYTGTGTAVRGDVHEEDTLDAALEGCEAAYYLVHSLDDPNFEKRDADAARTFARAAKDAGVQRIVYLGGLGDDADDLSAHLRSRREVEDLLGSAGVPVTTLRAGIIVGHGGISWEMTRQLVEHLPAMITPRWVRTRTQPIAVADVVRYLVGVLEVPEAADRAFDIGGPDVLQYVEMMRRVATIEGRTMLVVPVPLLTPQLSSRWLSFVTDVDVQTGRSLIDSMSNEVVVRDDSIRALVPFEPMDYDDAVLAALGERAKAARA from the coding sequence ATGAGAGTCCTGGTCGCCGGCGCATCCGGCTTCGTCGGTCGACGGCTGTGTCCCGCCCTGGAGGACGCCGGGCACGAGGTGCGGGCGATGACCCGCAAGCCCGGGACGTACACGGGCACGGGTACGGCGGTGCGCGGTGACGTGCACGAGGAGGACACCCTCGACGCCGCGCTGGAGGGCTGCGAGGCCGCGTACTACCTGGTGCACTCCCTGGACGACCCGAACTTCGAGAAGCGCGACGCCGACGCCGCGCGCACCTTCGCCCGCGCTGCCAAGGACGCCGGCGTGCAGCGGATCGTCTACCTCGGCGGCCTGGGCGACGACGCCGACGACCTGTCGGCCCACCTGCGCAGCCGCCGCGAGGTGGAGGACCTGCTGGGCTCCGCGGGCGTCCCCGTCACCACGCTGCGGGCCGGGATCATCGTCGGCCACGGCGGGATCTCCTGGGAGATGACCCGCCAGCTCGTCGAGCACCTGCCCGCCATGATCACCCCGCGCTGGGTGCGGACCCGGACGCAGCCGATCGCCGTGGCCGACGTCGTGCGCTACCTCGTCGGCGTGCTCGAGGTGCCGGAGGCCGCGGACCGCGCCTTCGACATCGGCGGGCCGGACGTGCTGCAGTACGTGGAGATGATGCGCCGGGTCGCGACCATCGAGGGACGCACGATGCTCGTGGTCCCGGTGCCGCTGCTGACCCCGCAGCTCTCCTCGCGCTGGCTCTCCTTCGTCACCGACGTGGACGTGCAGACCGGGCGCTCGCTCATCGACTCCATGAGCAACGAGGTGGTGGTGCGCGACGACAGCATCCGCGCCCTGGTGCCCTTCGAGCCGATGGACTACGACGACGCCGTGCTCGCCGCCCTCGGCGAGCGGGCGAAGGCGGCCCGGGCGTGA
- a CDS encoding CPBP family intramembrane glutamic endopeptidase: MKPFDRGRARLLATVPSWLVEKVPRDHRESDAAFHHRRRVVAGVSVLGAGLLGRSLSTRPGSRTFYALTSAVAGTWVAGGLASGPLHLGWMQRPNHQLSRPVALPVLTGAAAFGVFYGCALVAREVPVLNRAIASILQYARAGSPRLVLATTLANGAAEEVFFRGALYAAVGVDRPVLKSTAVYALATTATRNPALVLAATVMGALFGVQRQVTGGIQAPLLTHLTWSTLMLRYLPPLFADPTDAGPTAAG, translated from the coding sequence GTGAAGCCGTTCGACCGCGGGCGGGCCCGGCTGCTGGCCACGGTCCCGTCGTGGCTGGTGGAGAAGGTGCCGCGCGACCACCGGGAGAGTGACGCGGCCTTTCACCACCGGCGTCGGGTGGTGGCCGGGGTGTCCGTGCTGGGGGCCGGGCTGCTCGGCCGGTCGCTGTCCACCAGGCCCGGGTCGAGGACGTTCTACGCGCTCACCTCCGCGGTGGCCGGGACCTGGGTGGCCGGCGGGCTCGCCTCGGGCCCGCTGCACCTGGGGTGGATGCAGCGGCCGAACCACCAGCTGAGCCGGCCGGTGGCGCTGCCGGTGCTCACCGGTGCGGCCGCGTTCGGCGTGTTCTACGGGTGCGCGCTGGTCGCGCGCGAGGTGCCCGTGCTCAACCGGGCCATCGCCTCGATCCTGCAGTACGCCCGCGCGGGCTCGCCCCGGCTGGTGCTGGCCACGACACTGGCCAACGGGGCGGCCGAGGAGGTGTTCTTCCGGGGGGCGCTCTACGCGGCCGTGGGCGTGGACCGGCCGGTGCTGAAGTCCACCGCGGTCTACGCGCTGGCCACGACCGCGACCCGAAACCCGGCCCTGGTGCTGGCGGCCACCGTGATGGGCGCCCTGTTCGGCGTGCAGCGGCAGGTCACCGGCGGCATCCAGGCGCCCCTGCTGACCCACCTGACGTGGTCCACCCTGATGCTGCGGTACCTGCCGCCGCTGTTCGCCGATCCCACCGACGCAGGCCCCACCGCCGCCGGCTGA
- a CDS encoding multidrug effflux MFS transporter → MTAESTIVPVTTPLRPTAAVAVQPEGRALLRWVLVLGSLVALGPLTIDMYLPALPTIAADLGTSSATAQLTLTGTLFGLAVGQLVIGPLSDVLGRKRPLLVGTALHVLASLACIAAPDVAVLGGLRVLQGAGAAAAAVVAMAVVRDLFHGRAAATVLSRLMLVMGVAPVLAPTLGGILLTTVSWRGVFGALAVVGVALLVVGAVLLPETLPPAARRSGGLAPALRTYAALLRDRQFVALVGVAGLAMSALFAYVAGSSFVFQEEYALDEQQFAFVFAAGAVALIGASQLNVRLLDRRTPEQITVGALVGGVVVGVVLVVVAATGSGGLPGLLVPLWLLLGTVGLVLPNAPALALSRHGEAAGTAAALLGAVQFGFGALVSPVVGLLGNDSLAMGSVMLGGEALALVVLLLVLRRSTADG, encoded by the coding sequence GTGACCGCCGAGTCGACGATCGTCCCCGTCACCACCCCGCTCCGACCCACCGCTGCCGTCGCCGTCCAGCCGGAGGGTCGCGCCCTGCTGCGCTGGGTCCTCGTGCTCGGCTCGCTGGTGGCCCTGGGCCCGCTGACCATCGACATGTACCTGCCGGCGCTGCCGACCATCGCAGCCGATCTCGGCACGTCCTCGGCCACGGCGCAGCTCACCCTCACCGGGACGCTGTTCGGGCTCGCCGTCGGCCAGCTCGTCATCGGTCCGCTGTCGGACGTCCTCGGGCGCAAGCGTCCGCTGCTCGTGGGGACGGCGCTGCACGTGCTGGCCTCGCTGGCCTGCATCGCCGCGCCGGACGTGGCCGTGCTCGGGGGGCTCCGGGTGCTGCAGGGTGCCGGCGCCGCGGCCGCCGCGGTCGTGGCCATGGCCGTGGTGCGCGACCTGTTCCACGGCCGGGCCGCAGCCACCGTGCTCTCCCGGCTCATGCTCGTGATGGGGGTGGCTCCGGTGCTGGCCCCCACCCTGGGCGGGATCCTGCTGACCACGGTGTCCTGGCGCGGGGTGTTCGGTGCGCTGGCGGTGGTCGGCGTGGCGCTGCTCGTCGTGGGGGCTGTGCTGCTGCCGGAGACCCTGCCGCCCGCGGCCCGGCGCAGCGGTGGTCTCGCTCCGGCCCTGCGCACCTACGCGGCGCTGCTGCGGGACCGCCAGTTCGTGGCGCTGGTCGGGGTCGCCGGGCTCGCGATGTCCGCGCTGTTCGCCTACGTGGCCGGGAGCTCGTTCGTCTTCCAGGAGGAGTACGCCCTGGACGAGCAGCAGTTCGCCTTCGTGTTCGCCGCGGGGGCGGTGGCGCTGATCGGGGCCTCGCAGCTCAACGTGCGACTGCTGGACCGCCGCACGCCGGAGCAGATCACGGTGGGTGCGCTCGTCGGTGGCGTGGTGGTCGGGGTGGTGCTCGTCGTGGTCGCGGCCACCGGGTCCGGCGGGCTGCCGGGGCTGCTCGTGCCGCTGTGGCTGCTGCTGGGCACGGTGGGGCTGGTGCTGCCGAACGCTCCGGCGCTGGCGCTGTCCCGGCACGGGGAGGCGGCCGGAACCGCTGCCGCGCTGCTCGGGGCGGTGCAGTTCGGCTTCGGGGCGCTCGTCTCGCCCGTGGTGGGGCTGCTGGGCAACGACAGCCTGGCGATGGGCTCGGTGATGCTCGGCGGGGAGGCCCTCGCCCTGGTGGTGCTGCTGCTGGTGCTGCGCCGGAGCACCGCCGACGGCTGA
- a CDS encoding NAD(P)H-binding protein, with protein sequence MRTLVTGSTGYVGSRLVAALLGAGHEVLATARRPERLTDFDFAGSATCTDLDVDDAASCARALSEHGRVDVAYYLVHAIGEDGYARTDADRARRFAGAARAAGVGRVVYLGGLVPPGEELSEHLRSRAEVGEVLTEHGPDLVWLRAAVVLGAGSASYEITRYMGDWLPVVPLPPWMDTLVQPVAVDDVLRYLLAAVDLPPGSYDLGGPERLPYAELVRRYVRTAGLRRVMLPTPPVPTRLASWVVARLTPLPPDMVADLVLSLTNTMVADTGAITTLVPGELTGIDDALARARVGSHAPRNRLPGVCAAPDPLQLCRTDAPWSHRR encoded by the coding sequence GTGCGCACACTGGTGACGGGCTCGACGGGGTACGTGGGTTCGCGGCTGGTGGCGGCGCTGCTGGGGGCGGGTCACGAGGTGCTGGCCACGGCGAGGCGTCCGGAACGGCTGACCGACTTCGACTTCGCCGGCTCCGCCACCTGCACGGACCTGGACGTGGACGACGCCGCGTCGTGCGCCCGCGCGCTGTCCGAGCACGGTCGGGTGGACGTGGCCTACTACCTGGTGCACGCCATCGGCGAGGACGGCTACGCCCGCACCGACGCCGACCGGGCCCGCAGGTTCGCCGGCGCCGCCCGCGCCGCGGGGGTCGGCCGCGTGGTCTACCTCGGCGGTCTGGTGCCCCCGGGCGAGGAGCTCTCCGAGCACCTGCGCAGCCGGGCCGAGGTGGGGGAGGTTCTCACCGAGCACGGTCCGGACCTGGTGTGGCTGCGCGCCGCGGTGGTGCTGGGGGCGGGCTCGGCGTCCTACGAGATCACCCGGTACATGGGCGACTGGCTGCCGGTGGTGCCGCTGCCCCCGTGGATGGACACCCTGGTCCAGCCCGTGGCCGTCGACGACGTGCTCCGCTACCTCCTGGCCGCCGTGGATCTGCCCCCCGGCTCCTACGACCTCGGCGGACCCGAGCGGCTGCCCTACGCGGAGCTGGTGCGCCGCTACGTCCGCACCGCCGGGCTGCGCCGGGTGATGCTGCCCACCCCGCCGGTGCCCACGCGGCTCGCGTCCTGGGTGGTGGCCCGGCTGACCCCGCTGCCGCCGGACATGGTGGCCGACCTGGTGCTCAGCCTCACCAACACCATGGTCGCCGACACCGGGGCGATCACCACGCTCGTGCCCGGGGAGCTCACCGGGATCGACGACGCCCTGGCCCGGGCCCGGGTGGGCTCGCACGCGCCGCGCAACCGGCTGCCCGGGGTGTGCGCGGCGCCCGACCCGCTGCAGCTGTGCCGCACGGACGCGCCCTGGTCCCACCGCCGCTGA
- a CDS encoding alkaline phosphatase family protein, producing MTPRPLDLPCPAYGSHSLADLGPAVLAGLGVPGERAGLGLHDLRRVVVLLVDGMGSEQLREHSELAPFLSSLAGAPLTACFPTTTVTSISSWGTGLTPGQHGLPGYTSWLPEADAVVGWLAWSTVGGRDPDGVSVAGRDLRRELPPEDVQPATTIFERAAADGIAVTQCAPAAFLGSGLTRAVLRGAEFPGAVGGGDVLAQAGEAVRRGDRSLVYCYTSELDTVGHVRGPGSEAWCEQLRLVDGLARRLAEILPPEATLLVTADHGMVRVAEESKVDLDTTPGLLDGVLAVAGEPRVRHLRVRGGADRDVVDTWRGVLGARAWVGTGDDAVGAGLFGPSVTAAARSRIGDVLAIALDDLAVVSATKHPREAALVGHHGALTPAELDIPLLRT from the coding sequence GTGACTCCCCGTCCGCTGGACCTGCCGTGCCCCGCGTACGGCTCGCACAGCCTGGCCGATCTCGGGCCCGCCGTGCTCGCCGGGCTCGGCGTGCCGGGGGAGCGTGCCGGCCTCGGGCTGCACGATCTCCGCCGGGTCGTGGTGCTGCTGGTGGACGGCATGGGGTCCGAGCAGCTCCGCGAGCACTCCGAGCTGGCCCCGTTCCTCTCGTCGCTGGCGGGGGCCCCGCTCACCGCGTGCTTCCCGACCACCACGGTCACCTCCATCTCCTCCTGGGGGACCGGCCTGACCCCCGGCCAGCACGGACTGCCCGGCTACACCTCCTGGCTGCCCGAGGCCGACGCGGTGGTGGGCTGGCTGGCCTGGTCGACGGTGGGCGGGCGGGATCCGGACGGCGTGTCCGTGGCGGGTCGCGACCTGCGCCGCGAGCTGCCGCCCGAGGACGTGCAGCCCGCGACCACCATCTTCGAGCGGGCGGCGGCCGACGGCATCGCCGTGACCCAGTGCGCCCCCGCGGCCTTCCTCGGCAGCGGGCTCACCCGGGCCGTCCTGCGCGGGGCGGAGTTCCCCGGTGCGGTGGGCGGCGGGGACGTCCTGGCCCAGGCGGGCGAGGCCGTGCGCCGGGGCGACCGCAGCCTCGTCTACTGCTACACCAGCGAGCTCGACACCGTGGGCCACGTGCGCGGTCCCGGCAGCGAGGCCTGGTGCGAGCAGCTGCGCCTGGTCGACGGACTGGCCCGGCGGCTGGCGGAGATCCTGCCTCCCGAGGCCACCCTGCTCGTCACCGCCGACCACGGGATGGTCCGGGTCGCCGAGGAGTCGAAGGTGGACCTCGACACGACGCCCGGTCTGCTCGACGGGGTGCTGGCCGTGGCCGGCGAGCCCAGGGTGCGGCACCTGCGGGTGCGGGGCGGGGCGGACCGGGACGTGGTCGACACCTGGCGGGGTGTGCTGGGCGCCCGTGCGTGGGTGGGCACCGGCGACGACGCGGTGGGGGCGGGACTGTTCGGCCCGAGCGTCACGGCCGCGGCACGCTCCCGGATCGGGGACGTGCTGGCGATCGCCCTGGACGACCTGGCCGTGGTCTCGGCGACCAAGCACCCGCGGGAGGCGGCGCTGGTCGGTCACCACGGGGCGCTCACCCCGGCCGAGCTGGACATCCCCCTGCTGCGCACCTGA
- a CDS encoding NUDIX hydrolase produces MTVPGAAMRSTMAEHLAAFRPVPVELDGRRPASVAVCVLIAADVPSVLITRRAPRMRAHAGQWALPGGRREPGETAPQAALRELEEETGVRLGPESVLGLLDDYPTRSGYVMSPVVVWGGVTDGVFAAQEAEVAGVHVVPVADLDVPPRMLTIPESESPVIQLPLLGGMLHAPTAAVVHQFCEVALHGRSTRVAHLEQPVFAWR; encoded by the coding sequence GTGACCGTTCCCGGCGCAGCGATGCGCAGCACGATGGCCGAGCACCTCGCCGCGTTCCGCCCCGTGCCCGTCGAGCTGGACGGGCGGCGTCCCGCCAGCGTGGCCGTGTGCGTCCTGATCGCCGCGGACGTACCCAGCGTGCTCATCACCCGCCGCGCTCCCCGGATGCGGGCGCACGCCGGACAGTGGGCGCTGCCGGGCGGGCGGCGCGAGCCGGGGGAGACCGCGCCGCAGGCCGCGCTGCGCGAGCTCGAGGAGGAGACCGGGGTGCGGCTGGGGCCGGAGTCGGTGCTCGGGCTGCTCGACGACTACCCCACCCGCTCGGGGTACGTGATGAGCCCGGTGGTGGTGTGGGGCGGGGTGACCGACGGGGTGTTCGCCGCCCAGGAGGCCGAGGTGGCCGGGGTGCACGTGGTGCCCGTCGCCGACCTCGACGTCCCGCCGCGGATGCTCACCATCCCGGAGTCGGAGTCGCCGGTGATCCAGCTGCCGCTGCTCGGCGGCATGCTGCACGCCCCCACCGCGGCCGTCGTCCACCAGTTCTGCGAGGTGGCGCTGCACGGGCGGTCCACCCGGGTGGCACACCTCGAGCAGCCGGTGTTCGCGTGGCGGTGA
- a CDS encoding PaaI family thioesterase gives MPDLSLDAASPFLAAAGLRLDEVSGTRVTGHLDLGPEHHTPWGVVHGGIYTTAVESAASIGASLAVAENGQFAVGVNNSTDFLRATTGGRAEVVAQPLQQGRVQQLWLVTVTDDQGRTLARGQVRLQNVKQPARG, from the coding sequence CTGCCCGATCTCTCCCTCGACGCCGCCAGCCCGTTCCTGGCCGCGGCGGGCCTGCGGCTCGACGAGGTCAGCGGCACCCGGGTGACCGGGCACCTCGACCTGGGCCCGGAGCACCACACCCCGTGGGGCGTGGTCCACGGCGGGATCTACACGACCGCGGTGGAGTCGGCGGCCAGCATCGGTGCGAGCCTGGCCGTGGCGGAGAACGGCCAGTTCGCGGTGGGCGTGAACAACAGCACCGACTTCCTGCGGGCCACCACGGGCGGGCGGGCCGAGGTCGTGGCGCAGCCGCTGCAGCAGGGACGGGTGCAGCAGCTGTGGCTGGTGACCGTGACCGACGACCAGGGCCGCACCCTGGCCCGCGGGCAGGTGCGGCTGCAGAACGTGAAGCAGCCCGCCCGGGGCTGA
- a CDS encoding ABC transporter ATP-binding protein yields the protein MIEVENLSKRYGDKLAVDGLDFTVQPGIVTGFLGPNGAGKSTTMRMIAGLDEPTSGRVRLNGQDYRASAAPMAELGILLEAQAVHTGRSARNHLLALAQTNGIGARRVDEVLDMVGLREVGAKRVGGFSLGMGQRLGVASALLGDPRVVVLDEPVNGLDPEGVLWIRTLLRALADEGRTVFVSSHLMSEMAQTAARLVVVGRGRLIADTTVDEFVARASGGAVTVRTPEAATLRELLLGPDVTVTSEVSDVLLVHGLTAEQIGTAAWQAHLPVFELSAQQASLEEAFMQLTQDAVEYRSSDEKKVAA from the coding sequence ATGATCGAGGTTGAGAACCTCAGCAAGCGCTACGGCGACAAGCTGGCGGTGGACGGGCTGGACTTCACCGTCCAGCCGGGCATCGTCACCGGCTTCCTGGGGCCCAACGGCGCCGGCAAGTCGACCACCATGCGGATGATCGCCGGGCTCGACGAGCCCACCAGCGGGCGCGTCCGGCTCAACGGGCAGGACTACCGCGCCAGCGCCGCCCCCATGGCCGAGCTGGGCATCCTGCTCGAGGCCCAGGCCGTGCACACCGGGCGCTCGGCCCGCAACCACCTCCTCGCCCTGGCCCAGACCAACGGCATCGGCGCCCGCCGGGTGGACGAGGTGCTGGACATGGTCGGCCTGCGCGAGGTCGGCGCCAAGCGGGTGGGTGGCTTCTCCCTCGGCATGGGCCAGCGGCTCGGTGTCGCCTCCGCCCTGCTCGGCGACCCGCGGGTCGTGGTGCTCGACGAGCCGGTCAACGGGCTCGACCCGGAGGGCGTGCTGTGGATCCGCACCCTGCTGCGGGCGCTGGCCGACGAGGGCCGCACCGTGTTCGTGTCGTCGCACCTCATGAGCGAGATGGCCCAGACCGCCGCGCGGCTCGTCGTCGTCGGCCGCGGCCGGCTCATCGCCGACACCACGGTGGACGAGTTCGTCGCCCGGGCGTCCGGGGGCGCGGTCACCGTGCGCACCCCCGAGGCCGCGACGCTCCGCGAGCTGTTGCTCGGACCGGACGTCACCGTCACCAGCGAGGTCTCCGACGTCCTGCTGGTGCACGGCCTCACCGCCGAGCAGATCGGCACTGCGGCGTGGCAGGCCCACCTGCCCGTCTTCGAGCTCTCCGCGCAGCAGGCCTCCCTGGAGGAGGCGTTCATGCAGCTCACCCAGGACGCGGTCGAGTACCGCTCCAGCGACGAGAAGAAGGTGGCGGCATGA
- a CDS encoding ABC transporter permease subunit, with translation MSNGTITSPPTGTAARTAGSLKVTQTRVLRSEWTKFRSLRSTIITLLVAVVLTIGLGALFSAVTASQFGKFRPAEQASFNAVATSLGGITFSQLAVGVLGVLLVTGEYSTGMIRASLTAVPRRLPVLWAKLAVFAAVVLVVSLVASFVSFYLGQSLLSSKGLDASISDPGSLRSVIGSALYVTVAGMIGVALGTLLRNTAAGISTFVGLFFVVPPLTMLLPSSWTSSFVQYLPSNAGGALFGDVRGVANPLSPWTGFAVLCVWAVVLVGGAAYRMRKADA, from the coding sequence ATGAGCAACGGGACGATCACCAGCCCCCCGACCGGAACCGCCGCGCGCACCGCCGGCTCGCTCAAGGTCACCCAGACCCGGGTGCTGCGCTCGGAGTGGACGAAGTTCCGCTCGCTGCGCTCCACCATCATCACCCTGCTGGTCGCCGTGGTGCTCACCATCGGGCTCGGGGCACTGTTCTCCGCCGTCACCGCCAGCCAGTTCGGCAAGTTCCGCCCCGCGGAGCAGGCGAGCTTCAACGCCGTCGCCACGAGCCTGGGGGGCATCACGTTCTCCCAGCTCGCCGTGGGCGTGCTCGGGGTCCTGCTGGTGACCGGCGAGTACAGCACCGGGATGATCCGGGCCTCGCTGACTGCGGTGCCGCGCCGGCTGCCCGTGCTGTGGGCCAAGCTCGCCGTGTTCGCCGCCGTGGTCCTCGTGGTCTCGCTCGTCGCGAGCTTCGTCTCGTTCTACCTGGGGCAGAGCCTGCTCAGCAGCAAGGGCCTCGACGCCTCGATCTCCGACCCGGGCTCCCTGCGCTCGGTCATCGGGTCCGCCCTGTACGTCACCGTGGCCGGGATGATCGGGGTCGCGCTGGGCACCCTGCTGCGCAACACCGCCGCCGGCATCTCCACCTTCGTCGGGCTGTTCTTCGTGGTGCCGCCGTTGACGATGCTGCTGCCGTCCTCGTGGACCTCGAGCTTCGTGCAGTACCTGCCCTCCAACGCGGGAGGTGCGCTGTTCGGCGACGTGCGGGGCGTCGCGAACCCGCTGTCACCGTGGACCGGTTTCGCCGTGCTCTGCGTGTGGGCCGTGGTGCTCGTCGGGGGCGCGGCGTACCGGATGCGCAAGGCCGACGCCTGA
- a CDS encoding sensor histidine kinase, protein MSPVVEHPPAHLLRRWVLDVSVTLAVGALSLPPLFRDGRAPSTAALVLLVVLTVPVVLRRRYPVAVFGVTLVATVVGTVAVDQQLAGLAVLVALYTVAAQRPRRAALTCAALLEAAAVVAALTPSELDWWFALLTLSGLVAAALGLGLFTATRRAYLAELRDRATRLERERDQQGELAAAAERSRIAREIHDIVAHHLTVIVALSDGAVAASAASPARAAEVMRTVSATGREALTDTRRLLGVLRDDSAAAEDGAQDTGHRPHRPAPDLHELDALVHRVREAGLPVVHEVQGSAGPLAPGLQLTAYRVVQEALTNSLKHAGAGASATVRLRHTPDELAVEVSDDGAGRRGAPVGSGRGLVGMRERVAAFGGEVEAGPRPGGGWVVTARLRPDGAAVHPVEVAR, encoded by the coding sequence GTGAGCCCGGTCGTCGAGCACCCACCTGCGCACCTGCTGCGCCGGTGGGTGCTCGACGTCTCGGTGACCCTGGCGGTGGGGGCGCTCTCGCTGCCGCCGCTGTTCCGCGACGGACGAGCTCCCTCCACGGCCGCCCTGGTGCTGCTGGTGGTGCTCACCGTGCCGGTGGTGCTGCGGCGCCGGTACCCGGTGGCCGTGTTCGGGGTGACGCTGGTCGCCACCGTCGTCGGGACCGTCGCGGTGGACCAGCAGCTCGCGGGCCTGGCCGTCCTCGTCGCGCTGTACACCGTAGCCGCGCAACGGCCCCGGCGCGCCGCGCTGACGTGCGCCGCGCTGCTCGAAGCGGCAGCCGTCGTCGCTGCGCTGACCCCGTCCGAGCTCGACTGGTGGTTCGCGCTGCTGACGCTGTCCGGGCTGGTGGCCGCCGCGCTGGGACTGGGCCTGTTCACGGCCACCCGCCGCGCCTACCTCGCCGAGCTCCGCGACCGCGCCACCCGGCTCGAGCGTGAGCGCGACCAGCAGGGCGAGCTGGCGGCGGCCGCCGAGCGCAGCCGCATCGCCCGGGAGATCCACGACATCGTGGCCCACCACCTCACGGTCATCGTGGCGCTCAGCGACGGGGCCGTGGCCGCCTCGGCCGCCTCGCCCGCCCGGGCCGCCGAGGTCATGCGCACCGTCTCGGCCACCGGGCGCGAGGCGCTGACCGACACCCGGCGCCTGCTCGGAGTGCTCCGGGACGACAGCGCGGCCGCCGAAGACGGGGCCCAGGACACCGGCCACCGCCCGCACCGGCCCGCCCCCGACCTGCACGAGCTCGACGCCCTGGTCCATCGGGTCCGCGAGGCCGGGCTGCCCGTGGTGCACGAGGTGCAGGGCTCCGCCGGCCCCCTTGCCCCCGGCCTGCAGCTCACCGCCTACCGGGTGGTGCAGGAGGCGCTGACCAACTCCCTCAAGCACGCGGGCGCCGGGGCCAGCGCCACCGTGCGGCTGCGGCACACCCCGGACGAGCTGGCCGTGGAGGTCAGCGACGACGGGGCCGGCCGGCGGGGCGCACCGGTCGGGTCGGGCCGCGGGCTGGTGGGCATGCGGGAGCGGGTGGCCGCCTTCGGCGGCGAGGTGGAGGCCGGACCGCGCCCCGGGGGAGGGTGGGTGGTCACGGCACGGCTGCGGCCCGACGGTGCAGCGGTCCACCCGGTGGAGGTCGCGCGGTGA